In a genomic window of Candidatus Thiothrix sulfatifontis:
- a CDS encoding transporter substrate-binding domain-containing protein: MGGYIPDDSIEGIAWSDSYLDFGQCLIVPRGSTIKNIKQLRGKTIGAYEDPAVIKWINDTIPGKKALVTYEGVGWFRHLEKRDVDAIIYDYPFTVEEIKPFSSSLQIAAFNLNESTYAIGMKQGNDAMRTAVNTALAKIKESDEYAELIKRYLPFKISNEVPEGSNTYTIQPGDSLGKIAATKLGTATAWKTLWELNKNRIPNPNLLETGDILIMPKAAEKVTP; this comes from the coding sequence ATGGGCGGCTACATTCCTGATGATTCCATTGAGGGTATCGCTTGGTCGGATAGCTATCTGGATTTCGGGCAGTGCCTGATTGTGCCGCGTGGTAGCACGATCAAAAATATCAAGCAGTTGCGCGGGAAAACCATTGGCGCTTACGAAGACCCTGCTGTTATTAAGTGGATCAACGACACGATTCCCGGCAAAAAAGCGTTAGTGACTTACGAAGGCGTGGGCTGGTTTCGTCATCTGGAAAAACGCGATGTTGACGCCATCATTTACGATTACCCGTTCACGGTTGAAGAAATCAAACCGTTTAGCAGCAGTTTGCAAATTGCTGCCTTTAATTTGAATGAAAGCACCTACGCGATTGGCATGAAACAGGGTAACGATGCGATGCGTACCGCTGTCAACACTGCGCTTGCGAAGATCAAGGAATCCGATGAATATGCCGAGTTAATCAAACGCTATTTGCCCTTCAAAATTTCCAACGAAGTGCCGGAAGGCAGCAATACCTACACTATCCAACCCGGTGATTCACTTGGCAAAATTGCTGCAACAAAATTGGGTACGGCAACCGCTTGGAAAACCTTGTGGGAACTCAACAAAAATCGTATTCCTAACCCTAACTTGTTGGAAACAGGCGATATATTGATTATGCCTAAAGCAGCGGAGAAGGTAACACCGTGA
- the dprA gene encoding DNA-processing protein DprA, producing MLTDSELRARLHFWRAKGMGPSSLRRLVEHFGGAAEALRVSDSALLEAGLKQEGIAAYRAQDREAALPDWRWLEAAADHHILVPEDSRYPALLKRIRTAPPVLFALGNPDLLNDPQIGMVGSRNPTQGGKENARAFAAHFATNGLTVTSGLAVGIDAHSHEAALDAGGNTLAVVGNGLDIIYPLRNRKLAERIAAQGCIVSEFPIGIPAHPQHFPRRNRIISGMSFGVLIVEAALQSGTLVTARHAMEQGREVFAIPGSIHNPLARGCHHLIRQGAKLVETANDILEEIAPQLNVWLQQDKANPTTPGQAVLNLSAQLPDTDTFDPEYAQVLDALGYEPLPIDQIILNTGLTAEAVSSILLMLELHNLVAACGGGHYMRLGSGTGN from the coding sequence ATGCTCACTGATTCAGAACTTCGCGCCCGTCTGCATTTCTGGCGTGCCAAAGGCATGGGCCCTAGCAGCCTGCGGCGACTTGTGGAACATTTCGGCGGGGCAGCGGAAGCCTTGCGCGTGTCTGACAGTGCCTTGCTGGAAGCGGGTTTGAAACAGGAAGGCATTGCCGCCTACCGTGCGCAAGACCGCGAAGCCGCGCTCCCCGATTGGCGCTGGCTGGAAGCCGCCGCTGATCACCACATTCTCGTGCCCGAAGACAGCCGTTACCCCGCCTTGCTCAAACGCATCCGCACCGCGCCGCCGGTATTGTTTGCTCTCGGCAACCCCGATTTGCTGAATGACCCGCAAATCGGCATGGTCGGCAGCCGCAACCCGACCCAAGGCGGCAAAGAAAACGCCCGCGCCTTTGCCGCGCATTTCGCCACCAATGGCCTCACCGTCACCAGCGGTTTGGCGGTCGGCATTGACGCACACAGCCACGAAGCCGCGTTAGACGCCGGGGGCAATACCCTCGCCGTGGTCGGTAACGGTCTCGACATTATCTACCCGCTGCGCAATCGCAAACTGGCGGAACGCATTGCCGCGCAAGGTTGCATCGTCTCCGAATTCCCCATCGGTATTCCTGCGCACCCGCAACATTTTCCGCGCCGCAACCGCATTATCAGCGGCATGAGTTTTGGCGTATTAATCGTGGAAGCGGCTTTGCAAAGCGGCACACTTGTGACCGCCCGCCATGCGATGGAACAAGGGCGCGAAGTATTTGCCATTCCCGGCTCGATTCATAACCCGTTGGCACGCGGTTGCCACCATTTGATCCGCCAAGGTGCCAAATTGGTCGAAACGGCTAACGATATTTTGGAGGAAATTGCGCCACAACTAAACGTTTGGTTACAACAAGATAAGGCGAATCCGACAACACCCGGACAAGCGGTATTGAACCTATCTGCGCAATTACCCGACACCGATACCTTTGATCCCGAATACGCGCAAGTGCTTGATGCGTTGGGCTACGAACCGCTACCGATAGACCAGATTATCCTGAATACAGGCTTGACCGCTGAGGCAGTTTCATCCATCCTCCTTATGCTTGAACTGCACAACCTTGTAGCAGCATGTGGTGGTGGGCATTACATGCGATTGGGGTCAGGAACTGGAAACTGA
- a CDS encoding DUF494 domain-containing protein: MKENTLDVLFYLFDNYPDMGDNLPEDRASMHGYLQDAGFLNSEITRAFDWLESLGDDAERVEVTYRSCTTRIFSPQERYWLDGECQGYLIFLEHAGVISAEAREQILDRVLELQDDDFNLDRLKWVVLMVLLNRPEEGNSFFWAEGLSVSGEAPVFH, translated from the coding sequence ATGAAAGAAAATACGCTGGACGTTCTCTTCTACCTTTTCGACAATTATCCCGACATGGGTGACAACCTGCCGGAAGACCGCGCCTCCATGCACGGTTATTTGCAAGACGCTGGTTTCCTGAACAGCGAAATTACCCGCGCTTTCGATTGGCTGGAAAGTCTTGGTGACGACGCCGAGCGCGTGGAAGTGACCTACCGCTCGTGCACCACGCGCATCTTTTCCCCGCAAGAACGTTATTGGCTGGACGGCGAATGCCAAGGCTATTTAATATTCTTGGAACACGCGGGCGTGATCAGCGCGGAAGCCCGCGAACAAATCCTCGACCGCGTGCTGGAATTGCAAGACGACGATTTCAACCTCGACCGCCTCAAATGGGTGGTATTAATGGTCTTGCTGAACCGCCCCGAAGAGGGCAATAGCTTTTTCTGGGCAGAAGGCTTGAGCGTTTCCGGCGAAGCCCCGGTGTTTCACTGA
- the speE gene encoding polyamine aminopropyltransferase, with amino-acid sequence MTTQPNWFTELSDSGTIFGLELTDAGKIHEEQTPFQTLAIYDTKTFGKLMTLDGCTMVTTRDNFVYHEMMAHPVLFSHPAPKRVCIIGGGDCGTLREVLRHPEVEAAIQIDIDERVTRVSEMFFPELCESNNDPRATLAFEDGIAWINNAEPGSLDVLIVDSTDPVGPGAVLYSEEFFRGCWRALGENGLLVQQSESPLVHAEKIIKPMHDTMRKAGFSDTKLHQFQLVSYPTGWWSCTIAAKAGKVEFARQAAAEALAFPTKYYNAGVHQGSAALPQFMKALLG; translated from the coding sequence ATGACAACCCAACCTAACTGGTTTACTGAACTTTCCGATTCCGGCACGATTTTCGGGCTGGAATTAACCGATGCGGGCAAAATTCACGAAGAGCAAACCCCGTTCCAAACGCTGGCTATCTACGACACTAAAACCTTCGGCAAGCTGATGACGCTGGACGGTTGCACGATGGTCACGACCCGCGACAACTTCGTTTACCACGAAATGATGGCGCACCCGGTATTGTTCAGCCACCCCGCACCGAAGCGCGTGTGCATTATCGGCGGCGGCGACTGCGGTACCTTGCGTGAAGTCTTGCGTCACCCCGAAGTCGAAGCTGCCATTCAAATCGACATCGACGAGCGTGTTACCCGCGTGAGTGAGATGTTTTTCCCGGAATTGTGCGAATCCAATAACGACCCGCGTGCGACACTGGCGTTTGAAGACGGCATTGCGTGGATCAATAACGCCGAACCGGGTTCGTTGGATGTGCTGATTGTGGATAGCACTGACCCGGTGGGGCCAGGCGCAGTGTTGTATAGCGAAGAGTTTTTCCGTGGCTGCTGGCGGGCGTTGGGCGAAAACGGCTTGCTGGTACAGCAAAGTGAATCGCCGTTGGTTCATGCGGAGAAAATCATCAAGCCGATGCACGATACCATGCGTAAGGCGGGTTTCAGCGATACGAAATTGCATCAGTTCCAGTTGGTGAGTTATCCGACGGGGTGGTGGAGCTGCACGATTGCGGCGAAAGCGGGCAAGGTGGAATTTGCACGGCAAGCAGCGGCGGAAGCGTTGGCGTTCCCGACCAAGTATTACAATGCGGGTGTGCATCAGGGTAGCGCGGCGCTGCCGCAGTTTATGAAGGCATTGCTGGGTTAA
- the dcm gene encoding DNA (cytosine-5-)-methyltransferase, with translation MLLNEIDKNACDTLKTNRPHWNVQCGDIGKLDFTPYHNQIDLVTGGFPCQAFSYAGKKMGFEDARGTLFFEFARAIKETNPKLFMAENVRGLLNHDGGKTLENIRSVISELGYTLLEPHVMKAIFYRVPQKRERLLLVGIRNDLAGLVKFHWPRPYQKIYTLKDALQAGELFPCHVPTSAGQGYPAKKAAVMSQVPPGGYWRDLPEDVQKAYMMQSYYLGGGKTGMARRMHWDEPCLTLTCAPAQKQTERCHPEETRPFTVREYARIQTFPDDWQFKGALTSQYKQIGNAVPSNMAYELGLSLVDFLNRLCKETEVMPAGMPVQQTLKFG, from the coding sequence GTGTTGCTTAACGAAATCGACAAAAATGCCTGCGATACCCTCAAGACCAACCGCCCTCACTGGAACGTGCAATGTGGCGATATTGGCAAATTAGATTTTACGCCGTACCACAACCAAATTGACCTGGTAACGGGTGGTTTTCCCTGCCAAGCCTTTAGTTATGCAGGCAAAAAAATGGGCTTTGAAGATGCCCGTGGCACACTGTTTTTCGAGTTCGCCCGCGCCATCAAGGAAACCAACCCCAAGCTGTTTATGGCGGAAAATGTGCGCGGCTTACTCAACCATGACGGTGGTAAAACGCTGGAAAATATCCGTTCCGTCATCAGCGAACTGGGCTACACGTTGCTTGAACCGCACGTGATGAAAGCCATTTTCTACCGTGTCCCACAAAAACGTGAACGTTTACTGCTGGTTGGTATCCGCAACGATCTTGCCGGATTGGTAAAATTCCACTGGCCCCGCCCTTACCAAAAAATCTACACGCTCAAAGATGCGTTGCAAGCGGGTGAACTGTTTCCTTGCCATGTTCCCACCTCCGCTGGGCAAGGCTACCCTGCCAAAAAAGCCGCAGTGATGTCACAAGTTCCCCCCGGTGGTTACTGGCGTGATTTGCCGGAAGACGTGCAAAAAGCCTACATGATGCAAAGTTATTACCTCGGTGGCGGCAAAACCGGCATGGCACGGCGGATGCACTGGGATGAACCTTGCCTCACATTGACCTGCGCTCCCGCACAAAAACAGACGGAACGTTGCCACCCCGAAGAAACCCGTCCGTTTACCGTGCGCGAATATGCCCGTATCCAAACCTTCCCGGATGATTGGCAATTCAAGGGGGCGTTGACTTCGCAATACAAGCAGATTGGCAATGCTGTGCCCAGCAACATGGCGTATGAACTGGGTTTGTCGCTCGTGGATTTTCTGAATCGACTTTGCAAGGAAACTGAAGTAATGCCTGCGGGAATGCCCGTACAACAAACCCTTAAATTCGGCTGA
- a CDS encoding MvaI/BcnI restriction endonuclease family protein, translating into MLPSIGSIKNGRYLAPNAQLILYPEYPEVRMSGLLKGCRHAPSSVIASRDEGRTLFIGITPNGDVLGYAATPDDPLSKELYALTSNNINVSSVLIELFPPDKKQNTRVLLLEALKEICEKNWIASQKLGKDGVITPYSARNGGGYTLEAELGISPNGYSEPDYLGWEIKQYGVNDFRSFKPKSPVTLMTPEPTGGFYCDNGVPDFLRRFGYPDKSGKVDRINFGGIYTIGRTYHADTGLRLILDGYDQQSGKITDMAGCIGLETQAGEIAASWSFSGMLDHWNRKHAQAAYIPSLFRTPPPEYAFGCQVLLCEETDFLLFLKAIANGTISYDPAIKMEKASSQKPVTKRRSQFRIKHDNLINLYYKLMLRSPEYL; encoded by the coding sequence ATGTTACCTTCTATTGGGTCGATCAAGAACGGACGTTATCTTGCCCCGAATGCTCAGCTTATTCTGTATCCCGAATACCCGGAAGTACGCATGTCTGGGCTTCTAAAAGGTTGCCGTCATGCCCCCTCAAGCGTGATCGCTTCCCGCGATGAAGGCAGGACATTGTTCATTGGTATCACCCCAAACGGCGATGTATTGGGTTACGCTGCTACCCCGGATGACCCGTTGAGCAAGGAGCTTTATGCGCTTACCAGCAATAACATCAACGTCAGCAGTGTTCTTATTGAGCTATTCCCACCTGATAAAAAGCAAAATACCCGCGTTCTGCTATTGGAAGCCCTCAAAGAAATTTGTGAGAAAAATTGGATAGCTTCACAGAAACTGGGGAAAGATGGTGTGATCACACCTTACAGTGCCAGAAATGGCGGCGGCTATACGTTGGAGGCTGAACTGGGTATTTCCCCCAATGGTTACTCAGAACCCGATTACCTTGGATGGGAAATCAAACAGTATGGAGTCAATGACTTCCGTTCTTTTAAGCCCAAAAGCCCCGTAACACTGATGACACCCGAACCCACTGGTGGATTTTATTGTGATAACGGCGTACCTGATTTCCTGCGTCGCTTCGGCTATCCCGACAAAAGTGGCAAGGTTGACCGCATCAATTTTGGCGGCATTTATACAATCGGTCGCACCTACCACGCCGACACAGGCTTACGTTTGATATTAGATGGCTACGATCAGCAATCGGGGAAAATCACCGATATGGCAGGCTGTATTGGCCTTGAAACCCAAGCTGGAGAAATAGCTGCATCGTGGAGCTTTAGCGGTATGCTGGATCATTGGAACCGCAAACACGCGCAAGCCGCTTATATTCCGTCGCTATTTCGGACTCCGCCGCCAGAATATGCCTTTGGTTGCCAAGTTTTGCTGTGCGAAGAAACCGACTTCTTGCTGTTCCTGAAAGCGATAGCAAACGGAACCATTTCCTATGACCCCGCGATCAAGATGGAAAAAGCCTCATCCCAAAAACCTGTAACCAAGCGGCGTAGTCAGTTTCGGATTAAACACGACAACCTCATCAACCTTTATTACAAACTGATGTTACGCAGCCCTGAGTACCTGTAG
- a CDS encoding YaeQ family protein encodes MRTHPSSNPTDKVYRGHQTNHLQSQNCVIGYGTQLLRFLNLTIAQHPSETLERMMVRILAYCLNAQEGIELTKGLEDVEEPAIWVRTMDEQIALWIDLGEPTPERIKKAKHRARAVRVYSFNSKSDVWWSQNLKKFSQLDAAFYRFPAEEIEALAALVSRTMDLSITITGDSAYIAGDKGEVEVHWDVLQA; translated from the coding sequence ATGCGCACGCACCCTTCCAGCAACCCAACAGACAAGGTTTACCGTGGCCATCAAACCAACCATTTACAAAGCCAGAATTGCGTTATCGGATATGGAACGCAATTACTACGATTCCTGAATCTGACCATTGCCCAGCACCCCTCCGAAACGTTGGAGCGCATGATGGTGCGGATTTTGGCGTATTGCCTCAATGCTCAGGAAGGAATTGAGCTGACCAAAGGGCTGGAAGACGTGGAAGAACCCGCCATCTGGGTACGCACGATGGATGAGCAAATCGCCCTGTGGATTGATTTGGGCGAACCCACCCCAGAACGGATCAAAAAGGCGAAGCATCGGGCGCGAGCAGTGCGTGTTTACAGCTTTAACAGCAAGTCGGATGTCTGGTGGTCACAAAATCTGAAGAAGTTTAGCCAGTTGGATGCGGCGTTTTACCGCTTCCCCGCAGAAGAGATTGAAGCGCTGGCGGCGTTGGTGAGCCGCACGATGGATTTGTCGATCACAATTACCGGCGACTCTGCTTATATCGCGGGTGATAAGGGTGAGGTTGAGGTTCATTGGGATGTGTTGCAGGCTTAG
- a CDS encoding ATP-binding protein: MKTQAELLPLLSHLLALPAETEWLEFKEAKEHFDFTKLGKYFSALSNEANLNRQSAGWLIFGVNTHHQVVGSNYRPDRAQLDKLKKEIADKTSGRLTFTEIHEVQHPQGRVVMFEIPPTPTGIPTAWEGHFYGRENESLSPLSLSELERIRHPAHPDWSAQTIADATLDDLLPQAILKARQQYQEKHPHLAEQVDSWNDTIFLNKAKITIAGRITNTAILLSGGDLNPFTGFPPPKLK, translated from the coding sequence ATGAAAACACAGGCAGAGCTTCTCCCATTACTCTCCCATTTGCTGGCACTCCCCGCAGAAACCGAGTGGCTGGAGTTCAAGGAAGCCAAAGAGCATTTCGATTTCACCAAATTGGGTAAATACTTTTCCGCTCTCAGCAACGAGGCAAACTTGAATCGGCAAAGCGCAGGCTGGTTGATTTTCGGTGTCAACACGCACCATCAAGTGGTTGGCAGCAACTACCGCCCCGACCGCGCCCAACTGGATAAACTCAAAAAGGAAATCGCCGACAAAACCAGCGGCAGGCTAACCTTTACCGAAATTCACGAGGTACAACATCCGCAAGGTCGAGTGGTCATGTTTGAAATTCCACCCACACCGACTGGGATACCCACCGCATGGGAAGGTCATTTCTACGGGCGTGAAAATGAATCACTCTCCCCCTTATCGTTGTCAGAGCTGGAACGTATCCGCCATCCTGCCCACCCAGACTGGTCAGCCCAAACCATCGCGGATGCCACTTTGGATGATTTGCTGCCCCAAGCTATCCTGAAAGCCCGCCAGCAATACCAAGAAAAACACCCACATCTGGCTGAACAGGTCGATAGCTGGAATGACACGATCTTCCTCAACAAAGCCAAAATCACCATTGCTGGGCGCATTACCAACACCGCTATCCTGTTATCTGGGGGCGACCTGAATCCGTTCACTGGCTTTCCCCCGCCCAAGCTCAAATGA
- a CDS encoding dimethyl sulfoxide reductase anchor subunit, with amino-acid sequence MHPAFSVIFLTTLIGTGQGLFLALYTGQVYNTFGVVGDAMPPLALYVVGTIVVTVLMALGLFASFFHLGRPERAWRAATMWRTSWLAREVIVLPAFAGAAFIWGALHYVGFDPIMLTAGAVPIKLTLIVGFAAGLLAFLLYVCTGMIYAAVKFIQEWATPFTIVNYTLLGLASGFSLAAALGAYFGSSLVDAYIFWAVLFTLVGFVSRMFALRRNGRLKHKSTVCTAIGVRHPKITQISQGAMGGSFNTREFFHHQSPQFLQTVKLFFLIVAFIVPVTLMVIGWSNQLALVLLASALIQYVGLLAERWFFFAQANHPQNLYYQAT; translated from the coding sequence ATGCATCCTGCTTTTTCGGTCATTTTTTTGACCACATTGATTGGTACGGGTCAGGGCTTGTTTTTGGCGCTGTACACCGGCCAAGTTTATAATACGTTCGGCGTCGTAGGCGATGCCATGCCGCCGCTGGCGCTGTACGTTGTGGGTACCATCGTGGTGACGGTACTCATGGCATTGGGTTTGTTTGCGTCGTTCTTCCATTTGGGAAGACCGGAGCGGGCATGGCGAGCAGCAACCATGTGGCGCACGTCGTGGTTGGCGCGTGAAGTGATTGTGTTGCCCGCGTTCGCCGGGGCAGCGTTCATCTGGGGCGCGTTGCATTATGTGGGATTTGACCCGATTATGTTGACGGCGGGTGCGGTGCCAATCAAACTGACTTTAATTGTCGGTTTTGCCGCCGGTTTGCTGGCATTTTTGCTGTACGTTTGCACGGGGATGATTTATGCAGCGGTGAAATTCATTCAGGAATGGGCAACGCCGTTTACGATTGTGAATTACACCTTGCTAGGGTTGGCTTCCGGTTTCTCATTGGCAGCCGCGCTGGGCGCTTATTTCGGTAGCAGTTTGGTGGATGCGTACATTTTCTGGGCAGTATTGTTCACGCTGGTGGGCTTTGTGAGCCGCATGTTTGCGTTGCGCCGCAATGGACGCCTTAAGCATAAAAGCACGGTTTGTACCGCTATTGGAGTACGTCACCCGAAAATCACGCAGATTTCACAAGGCGCTATGGGTGGGTCGTTCAACACGCGTGAATTCTTCCACCACCAAAGCCCGCAATTTTTGCAGACAGTGAAATTGTTCTTTTTGATTGTGGCTTTTATTGTGCCAGTGACCTTGATGGTGATTGGTTGGTCGAATCAGCTTGCGTTGGTATTGTTAGCCTCGGCGCTGATTCAGTACGTTGGCTTGCTGGCGGAACGCTGGTTCTTCTTCGCACAGGCGAATCATCCGCAGAATCTCTACTATCAGGCGACGTAA
- a CDS encoding 4Fe-4S dicluster domain-containing protein — protein MTQLALVIDLNVCVGCSACVTSCKEWNTSSEGGGGMVDKNPYGKDPTGTFFNRVQTFEVGEYPNVETVHFPKSCLHCEDPPCVPVCPTGASYKRKEDGIVLVDYDKCIGCKYCSWACPYGAREIDEKQKVMKKCTLCVDRIYDTTLREDRRKPACVLACPTNARLFGDVHDPLSAVSVAISERGGYQLMPEWGTRPANHYLPRQKIKSHVTEESLHRIDNPLKKEEHRAPVSADLPSLDDFLF, from the coding sequence ATGACCCAGTTGGCTTTGGTGATTGACCTGAATGTGTGCGTCGGCTGTAGCGCCTGCGTCACCTCGTGCAAAGAATGGAACACCTCCAGCGAAGGCGGCGGTGGCATGGTGGACAAAAACCCGTATGGCAAAGACCCGACGGGTACGTTCTTTAACCGCGTGCAAACTTTTGAAGTGGGCGAATACCCCAACGTCGAAACGGTGCATTTCCCGAAAAGCTGTTTGCATTGCGAAGACCCGCCGTGCGTGCCCGTTTGCCCGACAGGGGCAAGCTACAAGCGCAAGGAAGACGGCATTGTGCTGGTCGATTACGACAAGTGCATTGGCTGCAAGTATTGCTCGTGGGCGTGCCCTTACGGTGCGCGGGAAATCGACGAAAAGCAGAAGGTGATGAAGAAGTGTACCTTGTGCGTGGATCGGATTTACGACACGACCTTGCGCGAAGACCGCCGCAAACCGGCGTGTGTGTTGGCTTGCCCGACCAATGCGCGGCTGTTTGGTGACGTGCATGACCCGCTGTCAGCCGTGTCGGTGGCAATCAGCGAACGTGGCGGCTATCAATTGATGCCGGAATGGGGAACGCGACCCGCGAACCATTATTTGCCTCGGCAAAAAATCAAGTCGCACGTAACTGAAGAGTCTTTACACCGTATTGATAACCCGTTGAAGAAAGAAGAACACCGTGCGCCGGTCAGTGCTGACCTGCCATCGTTGGACGACTTCCTGTTCTAA